From Rana temporaria chromosome 5, aRanTem1.1, whole genome shotgun sequence:
gcgtcgctttaactgacaattgcgcggtcgtgcgacgtggctcccaaactaaatttgcgttctttgttccccacaaatagagctttcttttggtggtatttgatcacctctgcggtttttattttttttgcgctataaacaaaaatagagcgacgattttgaaaaaaaaaagcaatattttttacttttttctataataaatatcccccaaaaatatatgggggaggggaaggaccAAGGAAGACACAATAAAAGCGGATTCAATTTCAACTTTCATTAGGAAAAGAGGATTTTCTCGCTGCAGATAATATCTTGAAAGAATAAAACTTTATTCTGAATTAAAGTTACAACGATATCAGATCACTGTGcgtagaaaaaaaatatgcaaatattCATACAAAATATAACCACATATGGCTTCTGTAGTGAGAAATAGCCAATGATTTCAGTTGTGGGCGGAGccaggatgatttttttttatggtatgaGAGATTTTTTGGGTGtcggccaaaacaggaagtgaggggaaaaacaTTCCCCTAATAGGGCTACAGACATCAATAAAACtttccctgctccccccccataaCCAAATAAAAGATGGCCGTTTCACTTCTGcacccataaccccccccccaaaaaatgtccgTTCCACTTCTGCAcccataacccccccccaaaaatggccGTTCCACTTCTGCACCcataaccccccccaaaaaatggccgtTCCACTTCTGcacccataacccccccccccaaaaaaaatgtccattcCACTTCTGCACccataaccccccaaaaaatggccgtTCCACTTCTGCACccataaccccccaaaaaatggccgtTCCACTTCTGCACccataacccccccaaaaaatgtccatTCCACTTCTGCACCcataaaccccccccaaaaaatggccgtTCCACTTCTGCACccataacccccccaaaaaatggccgtTCCACTTCTGCACCCATaatctccccccaaaaaatggccgtTCCACTTCTGcacccataaccccccccccccaaaaaaaaattgccattccACTTCTGcacccataacccccccccccccccaaataatagCCATTCCACTTCTGCAcccataaccaaaaaaaaaaaatgtccgttcCACTTCTGCACccataacccccccaaaaaaaatgtctgttcCACTTTTGcacccataacccccccccccccaaaaaaaatgtccattcCACTTCTGcacccataacccccccccccccaaaaatgtccaTTCCACTTCTGcacccataaccccccccccaaaaaatggccgtTCTACTTCTGcacccataaccccccccccccaaaaaaatgtccgtTCCACTTCTGCACccataaccccccaaaaaatgtccatTCCACTTCTGcacccataaccccccccccaaaaaaatgtccgtTCCACTTCTGCAcccataaccaaaaaaaaaaatggcccttccaCTTCTGCGTCCATATCCAGAGGATTGGGCCCCCAAGTCCGTATTTCGGCGACTGCCGGCACTAGAGGTTGAGGTAGTCCAGGTTCCGGTGAAGACACAAATCCGTCGTCCACACAACGTCCGTCCGCTCCACCCTCGCCAGCGTCTCCTGCAGCTCTGCCGAGAACCGCGCCAGCTTCTGTTGGTCAATGAATCCGTCTGTCGGCGCTCCGTAAAAATCCCCCCAATCCGGGCCCTCGCCGCAACAGTCCACGGGGTACGGGTAGACCACCAATCGGAGCTCCCGGAGCCTCAGGCAGTTCTGAAGGAGAGTCCTCAGTCCCTGGGAGGATAAGGGGTTACTGAAGAGTCCCAGGTACCGCAGGCGGGAGCAGCGCCAGAGGGCGGGCGCCAGCGCCGACAGGGCGGAGTCAGTGAGACGGCACTCCATGACGTCcaggtggaggagggaggaggaggcggcggcCAGCAGCTGCTgcaagggggggaggaggagctccGAGAGGTTGGTCCCGCTCAGGTCCACCTTCTTCAGGGCGGGGGCGTGGAGACTCTGAGTCAAAAAATACAAATCCGGCGGGAGGAGGAAACAGAACGCCAATTCCAGACTCTCCAGCGGCTCTTGGATGCccctgagaaaagaaaaaggtgcacacagAATTACCACACACAGAGTTCAGGAGCAATTCACTCAAGAAGTTATATGTATAGGTGGAGTCCGATATCCTGTGTTCCTATCCAATAGTGAGATCTATCTTCCATCATTCCTACTCTGTCCCCGCCCACCTTTATGTGTCCCGCCCACCTTTGTGTCCTCGTCCACCTTTATGTGTCCTGGTCCATCTTTATTGTCCTGGTCCATCTTTATGTGTCTCCCACCCACCTTTATGTGTCCCTGCCCATCTTTATTTGTCCCTGCCCACCTTTATGTGACCTCGTCCACCTTTGTGTCCCCGCCCACCTTTATGTGTCTTCACCCACCTTTATGTATCCCCGTCCACCTTTATGTGTTCCCGCCCACCTTTATGTGTCCCCACCCACCTTTATGTGTTCCCGCCCACCTTTATGTGTCCCCACCCACCTTTATGTGTCCCCGGCCATCTTTATGTGTCCCTGCCCATCTTTATATGTCCTCGTCCACCTTTATTTGTCCCTGCCCACCTTTATGTGACCTCGTCCACCTTTGTGTCCCCGCCCACCTTTATGTGTCCCTGACCCCCCTTTATGTGTCCCCGCCCAACTTTGTGTCCCCGCCCACCTTTATGTGTCCCTGCCCAACTTTGTGTCCCTGCCCACCTTTATGTGTCCCTGCCCACCTTTATGTGACCTCGTCCACCTTTGTGTCCCCGCCCACCTTTATGTGTCCCTGACCCCCCTTTATGTGTCCCCGCCCAACTTTGTGTCCCCGCCCACCTTTATGTGTCCCTGCCCACCTTTATGTGTCCCCGCCCACCTTTATGTGCCCACCCTTATGTGTCCCTGCCCATCTTTATGTGTCCTGCCCACCTTTATGTGACCTCGTCCACCTTTATGTGTCCTCATCCACCTTTATGTCTCCCCGCCCACCTTCTCCCACTTGCTACCTAACCCTTTTGCTTCCAGAGctgttttttcatcttttttgcaCACATTTAGCCATAAAGGCtgaatctaatttcttcatcaatttaggccaatatgtattccgctacatatttttggtaaaaaaaaacaaaacaaaaaaaacaataagcgtatattgattggtttgcgcaaaagttataatgtctacaaaccatgggatatttttatttttactagtaatggcagcgatcagtgacttatagcgggaccgcgacattgcggcggacagatcggacaccaagtgacactttttgggggtccagtgacaccaatacagtgatcagtgcttaaaaaaaaaaaaaaaaatgcacaggcattttagcgctaataatagcacctgtaaagcgcctctcaagcCCGAGTGttctcacactggggcggtgcgcttgcaggagcggggaaaaaaagtcctggaagcagcgtctttggggcggtgcgggagcgctgtatacaccgctcctcgccccctagtgtttaactccttccctgccagtgacatttatacagtaatcagtgtctatttttagctctgagcgctgtataaatgccaatggtcccgaaAATCGCGTCAAAATCGCCCGAtgttgtccaccacaatgtcgcagtcctgaaaaaaataaataaaaaatactcatcaccgccattactagaaaaaaaaaaaaaaacacttaaccccttcctcaccccctagtagttaaccccttccctgccagtgtcatttacacagtaatcagtgcatttttaaagcactgatcgctgtaaaaatgacaatggtcccaaaatagcgtcaaaggtgtctgatctgtctgccgcaatcctgaagaaaaaaaaaacaccactgatcaccgttattactagtaaaaaaaaatgccataaaactatcccctattttgtaaacgctataacttttgcgcaaaccaatcaatatacgcttattgcgtttatttttttttttttaccaaaaataggtagaagaatacatatcggcctaaactgaggaagagatttgtttttttatatatttttgggggatatttattatagcaaaaagtaaaaacgtatggccagattcacgtacggcggcttaaagttgtgcgggcgtagcgtatgtaatttacgttacgccgccgcaagttacaaagcacttgcgtaccaagttacggcggtgtagcgtaaatgccggcgtaagcgcgcctaattcaaattgggaggaggtgggcgtgttttatgctaatgaccccacgtaattgacgttttgaacgtacggcgcatgcgccgtccgtggacgtaacccactgcgcatgctccaaattatgccacaaagactcattggtttcgacgtgaacgtaaattacggccagcccaattcacggacgacttacgcaaacgatgtaaaaatgtcaaattcgacgcggttccgacgtccatacttaacattggctgcgccatctttttggtggtttatctttacgcctgaaaacgccttacgtaaacgccgtatctttactgcaacgggcaagcgtacgtttgtgaataggcgtatctcgctgatttacgcattctaggcgtaaatcagcgtacacgcccctagcggccagcgtaaacagacagccaagatacgacggcgccggcggtcgtatcttagctacatttaagtgtatctcaatttgagaataggcttaaatatacgacggcgcagattcggagttacgacggcgtatctctacctgaatctggctaatattgttttttttttcaaaattgtcgctctaattttgtttatagcgcaaaaaataaaaaccgcagaggtgatcaaataccaccaaaaaaaaatctctatttgtgataataaaaaaggacatcaattttgtttgggagccacgtcgcacgactgcgcaattgtcagttaaagcgacgcagtgccgtatcgcaaaaaatgctctggtcattaaaggggtaaaatcttccggggctgaaataCATAcaccggatgggaagtggtttaAAAGACAGCCTTGAGCTGCagtcagtgactttgcctaggctgaggcGATGTCATCaacctgctgcaggcaggagcaaGCATTGCCACAGTCTCTCTATTTTTCCTGCATGCAGAGATCTCGAAGAATAATTTGGGagcatctgtattttttttttaaaacatttttggatagtttttgaatttttttgctaTCACAAGGTGGGCGGGTACATGGCGTTAAGGTTACGTCGttggcagagaaagggttaagGGAAGCCATATTGTTTCTGAAGATACCCCAACACCTGCCGCAGCCGCCCGGACAGGCGGGACGATCCGAGGTTCAGCTCCTTCAGGGATTTCAGCTGTCCGACCAGCGCGGCGAATTTCCTCAAGGCGTCCTCCATGTCGGGGGTCAGGCGGCGGACGTCCACGTTGCTGTACGGCAGCTTGAGGCTGCGCAGGGAGCTGAATTTCGCCATGGCGGGCAGGAGGGCGTTGAGGCCCTCCAGGCCGAGGTTGTTGAAGCTGAGGTCGATCTGGCGCACCCCCGCCGGTTCCAGGAGCTCCAGCAGCGCCACTGTCCTCTGCAGGGACAGCTCCTTGGCCCGCAGGTCGCGGCACCGCAGGCGCATCGGGCCGTGGACGCTCGCCTGGAGCGCCTCCCGCAGGACGGAGTAGGACGTGCTGTTTACAAAGAGGTCCACCCGCACTTCCACATAGACAGAGTCCAGGGGATTGGGCGGGACCAGTGCAGAATTTCCGTGTCCCCGCCTCCTCTTTGCCGCTTGCGTGGCTTCGCTGCGGCGTCTCCTGGAGAGCTCAATACACGCCTTGGCCAGGGTCACCGTGCGGGACAACGTGCTCTTCGTGCCGGGGCTTTGTTCCAGGATGGAATTGTGGGTGCCCGTCATGTCCAGGAGACGCAGCCGCCGCCCCCTGCGCAACAAGAGAGAAATATCGTTATGAGTGCAGCAGAAAATACAAACCCAACCTCCGTTACCTGCAAAACATGAGCCAATATCAGTTCAAGGGGGAGTGCGCCTTTAAGGTTCTAATATTAAAAAGGAGGACTGGAGAATAGGAAAAAGCATAAGCCaaccaataataacccccagcattggtgtcactgagttcaataataacccccagcattggtgtcactgagttcagaaataacccccagtattggtgtcagtgagtacaataataacccccagtattggtgtcagtgagtgcaataataacccccagtattggtgtcagtgagtacaataataacccccagtattggtgtcagtgagtacaataataacccccagtattggtgtcagtgagtgcaataataacccccagtattggtgtcagtgagtgcaataataacccccagtattggtgtcagtgagtgcaataataacccccagcattggtgtcagtgagtgcaataataacccccagtattggtgtcagtgagtgtaataataacccccagcattggtgtcagtgagtgtaataataacccccggtattggtgtcactgagttcaataataacccccagtattggtgtcagtgagtgtaataataacccccagtattggtgtcagtgagtgcaataataacccccagtattggtgtcagtgagtacaataataacccccagtattggtgtcagtgagtgcaataataacccccagtattggtgtcagtgagtgcaataataacccccagtattggtgtcagtgagtgcaataataacccccagcattggtgtc
This genomic window contains:
- the LRRC14 gene encoding leucine-rich repeat-containing protein 14, with the protein product MMSSVSGSWEPDWRDGDNGGGAMLSLVYICAQKVVSDHASLRRALGSIPRELYPPLFTAAFLGGKTLVLQDLVQRWPFPILRFQELLGVRPGQIHLHFTWESTQTVILGIVAYLGDAISRDNWGSKERGRRLRLLDMTGTHNSILEQSPGTKSTLSRTVTLAKACIELSRRRRSEATQAAKRRRGHGNSALVPPNPLDSVYVEVRVDLFVNSTSYSVLREALQASVHGPMRLRCRDLRAKELSLQRTVALLELLEPAGVRQIDLSFNNLGLEGLNALLPAMAKFSSLRSLKLPYSNVDVRRLTPDMEDALRKFAALVGQLKSLKELNLGSSRLSGRLRQVLGGIQEPLESLELAFCFLLPPDLYFLTQSLHAPALKKVDLSGTNLSELLLPPLQQLLAAASSSLLHLDVMECRLTDSALSALAPALWRCSRLRYLGLFSNPLSSQGLRTLLQNCLRLRELRLVVYPYPVDCCGEGPDWGDFYGAPTDGFIDQQKLARFSAELQETLARVERTDVVWTTDLCLHRNLDYLNL